From Peromyscus eremicus chromosome 3, PerEre_H2_v1, whole genome shotgun sequence, one genomic window encodes:
- the Hnrnpf gene encoding heterogeneous nuclear ribonucleoprotein F, protein MMLGPEGGEGYVVKLRGLPWSCSIEDVQNFLSDCTIHDGVAGVHFIYTREGRQSGEAFVELESEDDVKLALKKDRESMGHRYIEVFKSHRTEMDWVLKHSGPNSADSANDGFVRLRGLPFGCTKEEIVQFFSGLEIVPNGITLPVDPEGKITGEAFVQFASQELAEKALGKHKERIGHRYIEVFKSSQEEVRSYSDPPLKFMSVQRPGPYDRPGTARRYIGIVKQAGLDRMRSGAYSAGYGGYEEYSGLSDGYGFTTDLFGRDLSYCLSGMYDHRYGDSEFTVQSTTGHCVHMRGLPYKATENDIYNFFSPLNPVRVHIEIGPDGRVTGEADVEFATHEEAVAAMSKDRANMQHRYIELFLNSTTGASNGAYSSQVMQGMGVSAAQATYSGLESQSVSGCYGAGYSGQNSMGGYD, encoded by the coding sequence ATGATGCTGGGCCCTGAGGGAGGTGAAGGCTATGTGGTCAAACTCCGTGGCCTACCCTGGTCCTGCTCAATTGAGGACGTACAAAACTTCCTCTCCGACTGCACAATTCATGATGGGGTCGCAGGTGTTCATTTCATTTATACTAGAGAAGGGAGGCAGAGTGGTGAGGCTTTTGTTGAACTTGAGTCAGAAGATGATGTAAAATTGGCTCTGAAAAAAGACAGGGAAAGCATGGGACACCGATATATTGAGGTGTTCAAGTCACACAGAACCGAGATGGATTGGGTGTTGAAGCACAGTGGTCCAAACAGCGCCGACAGTGCCAATGATGGCTTTGTGAGGCTTCGGGGACTCCCGTTTGGATGCACAAAGGAAGAAATTGTTCAGTTCTTCTCAGGGTTGGAAATTGTGCCAAACGGGATCACATTACCTGTGGACCCGGAGGGCAAGATTACAGGGGAGGCCTTCGTTCAGTTTGCCTCACAAGAGTTAGCTGAGAAAGCTCTGGGGAAGCACAAGGAGAGAATAGGACACAGGTATATCGAAGTGTTCAAGAGCAGCcaggaggaagttaggtcatacTCAGATCCACCTCTGAAGTTCATGTCTGtgcagaggcctgggccctaTGACCGGCCTGGCACAGCCCGGAGGTACATTGGCATTGTGAAACAGGCAGGCTTGGATAGGATGAGGTCTGGTGCCTATAGTGCAGGCTATGGGGGCTATGAAGAATACAGTGGCCTCAGTGATGGCTATGGCTTCACcactgatctgtttgggagagaCCTCAGCTACTGTCTCTCAGGAATGTATGACCACAGATACGGAGACAGCGAGTTCACAGTGCAGAGCACCACCGGCCACTGCGTCCACATGAGAGGGCTGCCCTACAAAGCAACGGAGAACGACATTTACAACTTCTTCTCTCCACTCAACCCCGTGAGAGTTCATATTGAGATTGGTCCTGATGGAAGAGTGACGGGAGAAGCTGATGTTGAGTTTGCCACCCATGAAGAAGCAGTGGCAGCTATGTCGAAGGACAGGGCCAACATGCAGCACAGATACATAGAACTCTTCCTGAATTCAACAACAGGGGCTAGCAACGGGGCTTATAGCAGCCAGGTGATGCAGGGCATGGGAGTGTCAGCTGCCCAGGCGACTTACAGTGGCCTGGAGAGCCAGTCAGTGAGTGGCTGTTATGGGGCCGGCTACAGCGGTCAAAACAGCATGGGTGGATATGACTAG
- the Fxyd4 gene encoding FXYD domain-containing ion transport regulator 4, translated as MKGVTCAFLLVLAALPALEANEPTDKGSPFYYDWESLQLGGLIFGGLLCIAGIAMALSGKCKCRRSHKPSSLPGKATPLITPGELDPCRMQGWRLMGQQRD; from the exons atGAAGGGAGTAACCTGTGCCTTTCTCCTCGTGCTAGCAG CTCTGCCTGCCTTGGAAGCCAATGAACCAACTG ATAAAGGCAGTCCCTTCTATTATG ACTGGGAGAGCCTACAACTGGGTGGATTGATCTTTGGAGGGCTCCTGTGCATCGCTGGAATAGCCATGGCCCTGA GTGGCAAGTGCAAATGTAGGCGCAGTCACAAGCCCAG TTCCTTACCTGGGAAAGCCACCCCACTCATCACTCCAGGTGAGCTGGACCCCTGCAGGATGCAGGGATGGAGACTGATGGGGCAGCAGAGGGACTAG